The following proteins are encoded in a genomic region of Magallana gigas chromosome 1, xbMagGiga1.1, whole genome shotgun sequence:
- the LOC117685515 gene encoding uncharacterized protein isoform X1, whose product MVCSLENGAVICSEMTTLSSTMPRFSEKLNEAFDMALSGLIVIGGLVLVAVLRYLLRRYSNFIVVRERRQAGAASLSNPQLMPGRAAEQRREALKQLFRTAEPAEDIPPIPMEELVRRIKKEPVTPPRAQSMPVLTPTKKFATQGDLLLV is encoded by the exons ATGGTGTGTTCTCTTGAGAACGGAGCGGTGATTTGCTCAG AAATGACGACATTATCCTCGACCATGCCGAGATTCAGTGAGAAAC TGAACGAAGCTTTCGACATGGCCCTTTCGGGCTTGATTGTTATAGGGGGGCTAGTTCTTGTTGCGGTGTTGCGGTATCTCCTCAGGAGATACAGCAACTTCATCGTCGTCCGTGAACGTCGACAGGCGGGTGCAGCGTCACTTTCCAACCCCCAACTGATGCCAGGACGAGCCGCGGAGCAGCGCCGGGAGGCCCTCAAGCAACTGTTCAGGACAGCGGAGCCGGCCGAGGACATCCCACCAATTCCCATGGAGGAACTGGTGAGGAGGATCAAGAAAGAGCCAGTGACCCCACCCCGCGCCCAGTCCATGCCAGTGCTCACCCCGACCAAGAAGTTCGCCACACAGGGGGATTTGCTACTGGTGTAG
- the LOC117685515 gene encoding uncharacterized protein isoform X2 yields the protein MNCARNKTMNEAFDMALSGLIVIGGLVLVAVLRYLLRRYSNFIVVRERRQAGAASLSNPQLMPGRAAEQRREALKQLFRTAEPAEDIPPIPMEELVRRIKKEPVTPPRAQSMPVLTPTKKFATQGDLLLV from the exons ATGAACTGCGCACGGAATAAGACAA TGAACGAAGCTTTCGACATGGCCCTTTCGGGCTTGATTGTTATAGGGGGGCTAGTTCTTGTTGCGGTGTTGCGGTATCTCCTCAGGAGATACAGCAACTTCATCGTCGTCCGTGAACGTCGACAGGCGGGTGCAGCGTCACTTTCCAACCCCCAACTGATGCCAGGACGAGCCGCGGAGCAGCGCCGGGAGGCCCTCAAGCAACTGTTCAGGACAGCGGAGCCGGCCGAGGACATCCCACCAATTCCCATGGAGGAACTGGTGAGGAGGATCAAGAAAGAGCCAGTGACCCCACCCCGCGCCCAGTCCATGCCAGTGCTCACCCCGACCAAGAAGTTCGCCACACAGGGGGATTTGCTACTGGTGTAG